GCGTTTCAGCAAAAACTGGGAAAGCACTTCGCTCGTTCTGAAGCACGTCTTGCAGCGTATGACTATATCCAGGCACTACTAAGCCCAGTTGAGCGGAAGAATGGATGGCAAATGGCAGAACAGGTAGGGTATAGCAATCCCTATCGCTTCCAACATTTACTAGGACGGGCGCAGTGGAACGCGGACGCAGTGTGTGCAGAAATTAGAAAGTATGCAGTGGAGCATTTGAAGAGTGAAACAGATATTTTGGCAATTGATGAAACAGGTTTTCTGAAGCAAGGAGAGCAGTCAGTAGGCGTACAGGTGCAGTATTATGGCACAACTGGACATTTGGAGAATTGCCAGGTAGGTGTGTTCATGTCCTACATTAGCGACAAAGGACATACGTTGATCGATCGCCGTTTGTATCTACCGCGCACATGGAGTGAAGATCAAAGCAAACGTAAGAAGGGAGCAGTTCCAAAATCAATCACATTTGCGACTAAACCTCAACTAGCACAACAGATGTTGGAATCAGCTTTTAAAGACGGAATACGTCCCGCCTGGTTTGTTGCTGATGAGGTTTATGGCAACGATGGTTCATTGTGGTGGTGGCTGGAAAAGACTGCTAAACAACCGTATATACTCACGGTCAGCAAGAAGCAGCCTGTAGTTATTGGCTGGCAACGTTATCAAGCCCAAGAACTGTTACCTCAGCCGGACAGCCAGCTGTGGCAACGTCTTAGCTGTGGAGCTGGCAGTAAGGGAGAAAGATACTATGACTGGGCGAAAGTGCCAGTTAATTGTGACAGATCAGATGGTTTTCAACGTTGGTTATTGTTCCGCCGCTCTCTAGAACACCCTGAAGATCCTCGCGTCAGCTACTATCAAGTATTTGCTAAGAGCGATACTACCCTAGAAACGATGGTTCAAATCGCCAGGCAAAGGTGGCGGATTGAGGAGTGCTTTAAATTTGCTAAAGACCAGCTAGGTTTAGGAGAGTACGAAGTTCGTTCCTGGCATGGTTGGCATCGACACATCACCCTCGTCCTGGCTGCTCAAATATTTCACCGTCTTACGACACTCTTGTGAGCCTGCTATTCACTCCTCTACCCCCTTTACCTCTAGTAACAACTGGCAGTCTAACTGCGTTCAAAGCGGCACGAGGTTTATTGTCCGACTAAGTATCTGGGAGATGAAGCGGTGGGTATCTCGATTCTTGTTTCCCACATTCTGGTGTCTTGAACACGTTTTGCGTTGGTCTTATTGGCGCAGATCTCATCAAGCTACTGCTCGTTACTACCATTACCAAAAGCGAATTCATTCTTCTATTTATCTACAACTGTAATACGATTCCATAATCAGCAAATGATGCAGTTCATTCCAGGTTTCCGCAAAGTGAACTTTCAATAGATCAGCCTTGCGCCACCAGCCGAGTGTTTCATAGAGATGCAACACCGAGAGATAGGAAAAGTAGGGGACACGCGCAATCGTTTCTAGCACATAAAACCGAGCATAGGAACGATTGCCATAGAGACCATCGACCACACGAAGAAAAAAGCTAACTGAGATCTTGCACCATTCTCAATAAAGGGTTGCCAAAAGAGCCAAAATCTGGAAGAAAGGGCGTAGGAATAATTTGAGTTGACGATTATGGAAACCATCGTCGAATAATAAGGGCTAGTCTATAGCCTTCTTTGCTTAATGCCTAACACATACCAGAAAGCCAGTCTAAACGCCCTGTTCGGGCTGTTTCTTGAAGCTCAAGGATATCTGAGATCTTGCACCATTCTCAATAAAGGGTTGCCAAAAGAGCCAAAATCTGGAAGAAAGGGCGTAGGAATAATTTGAGTTGACGATTATGGAAACGGTAATGTTATCGATTTGTGGATAGACTAAGAGTAAAGGAGCAAAATCTAGGAGTAGGCTAGTTTAGTATGACAGTTTTAGTGGCGGTTCGTTGTCCCCATTGCCAAAGTAGTGAAGTAGTTAGGCATGGAAAATCAACTAATGGCAAGCAACGCTTCCGTTGTCTGGAACCAGAATGCCCATATCAGACTTTTTAGCTTGAACTCTGCTTACCCTGAACGGAACCGAGAAGTAAAGCAGCAAATAGTGGAGATGACACTCAATGGGAGTGGAGTAAGAGATATTGCCAGGGTTTTGCGTATCAGCACCTCAACAGTTATTCGGGAATTAAAAAAACTCGCTTACCTCAAACCCGTTAACCAAAAGCTATTAAGCCAACTCCAGCCAGAGCAAGTCGAGGTAATATTTGAAAAAGTAGAAGTTGAATCAGAACTTGGGATTGAGGAATCCGAGCTAGATGAAATGTGGAGTTATGTAGGCAAGAAAACTAATCCCAGATGGTTTATGGCATGCAATTGACCGCCGAACTGGTCAGGTCTTAGCGTATGTATTCGGTAGGCGTAAGGATGAAGTGTTTCTTCAACTCAAAAGGCTACTTGAACCCTTTGGTATCAAAAAGTTCTGTACTGATGCATGGGGTGCCTACCAAAGACATCTACCAGCACAAATGCATGAAGTGGGTAAACGGAAGACTCAAAGGATTGAGCGCAAACATCTTCGACTCAGAACTAGAATCAAGCGACTTGCGCGTAGGACTATTTGTTTTTCCAAATCTGAGGAGATGCACGATTTAGTGATTGGTCTATTCATCAATTTCTATGAGTTTGGACTACCAATTTAGGGACAAACAACAAATTGACAACATCACCGGAGCGAATTATTAATGCAGCTCGAAGATATCCGATACTTTTTTACCAATCCCCCACCGATTTATCTTTGTCAGGAGCAAGCAGTTGCTTACATTCTGTCGGTGTTGTTGGAGGGTGAATCTTACAGTACTGGGCTAATTCAACAGCTCGAAAGCGAATATGCCAACTATCGCCTCTCGGACACGATCCTACATGCAGCGTTGAAATTTCTCGAATCGGAGGGAGCAATCAGCGGTAGCTGGCACAAAGTCGAAGGGCGCGGACGACCGCGACGCATCTATCAGCTCAATCCCGCATGGCACGATGAAGCGCGAAAGCTAGCTGCTTTGTGGCGTTACTTTACCACTCAGCAGCAGCAAATAAGGCTGAGTGTTGCGGTTCGCTCGCCAAAGCGAGTAGCACAATCGTAGTGGCTGTTGCATCTTACCCGATGACAATGAGAATGTAACTCCTGGTGCGTGAAGTAAAGTTTCCCAATCACTATCAAAGACTTGGGAAACTCCCTGCTGCATTTGCCGAGCGCTTATCGCTTGGTGATAAACCTGGGCAGACGAAATGATTTGTCTTCATCAGGTGCTCCGGCAAAGTAAGCCCAAGAGCCAATAGCAGCAGCCAAGAGCCAGCCGAGGATTAATACTGCTATGGGAAGCGCGATTGAACTATCCATGTCATAACCTCCTGAAATTTGAGATTTGCCTAACTAGTCGTGCGCGCACAGCTCCTTCTTAACAAGGGGATCGAGAAGCGTCAACATTTCTTAAAGTCAACTGCCCAATTGTTACGTATATATGCATGGCTCTCAGTCAGTGCGACGGACAAATTGCTGTTTGGGGATCGCCGCCAGAGAGTGAGGATTTTGCTCCCCAGTTACACTTTGAGTCGGAGCCAGCCAACCTAATTATGAGAAATTACAACTAATCTGAGATTGACTCAGGCACTGTTTTGGACGAATTGCTCCCCTAGTGTTCGCACTTGACCAATCGCTCTTGCCGCAGAGTGTACAGATAATTTATAGCTTGCCAGATGTTCTTCAAGCCGAGCAGTAAGCCTAAAAGTAAAATTATCAGCACAACGACTCAGCTACTTTTTGCAATCTCCCAGCTAGTAGAGTGTAACGCCGTGTATCTTTGACTTGATTCACGGCAAGCTCGATTGCTTTGGGTTGACTGACAAAAATTGCTAATCGTTTCGCACGAGTTAAACCGGTATACAACAAGTTGCGCGATAACATAATTTGATGTTGAGTAAACATCGGCAGAATGATTACTGGGGCTTCGGAACCTTACGCTTTGTGAATCGTGATCGCGTATGCCAAGGTTAACTCATTGAGGTCGGCATAATCGTAAGTGACTTCCCGCCCGGAAAATTGTACTTTTACCTCCTGCTCCTCGGGAGCGAGTGCAGAAATTGTTCCCAAGTCGCCGTTGAAAACTAAGCGATTGTAGTCGTTGACTAGCGCCATGACGCGATCGCCAACCCGCAGCTTGATTCCGGCTGGGAAGATTTCAGCTTTGTTAGAGCTAGGTGGGTTCAGCAGTTCTTGTAGTACAGCGTTGAGATTCCTTGTCCCCACTTCTCCCCGCGTCATGGGACACAACACTTGCACGTCTTTTGCTGGGTCAAACCCTAACTGTGGAATCACATCAGCGATTAGTTCTTGAATTCCCCGCACTCCATACTGTGGTTCTGGCGCTTCTAACCACAAACAATCCGAGTTGGGAGTTAGAGACACGGCTTCTAGCAGCGGATACTGCCCCGAATTAATCCGGTGAGCATTATTGACGATCGCACTTTTTGCTGCTTGGCGAAATACTTGAGTTAGCCTCACTACAGGTATTTGCTCTGATGCAATTAAATCCCGCAATACGTTCCCAGGTCCGACTGATGGCAGTTGGTCGATATCGCCTACTAATAGCAGTTGAGCATCGGGCGGGATTGCCTTGAGCAGGGAGTGGGCGAGAAATAAGTCCAGCATCGAAGCTTCATCTACGACAATCGCCTGCGCCTGGATGGGAAAATCTACATCCCGCTTAAACTTCATGGTCTTTGGGTCGAACTCTAGCAAACGATGAATGGTCTTTGCTTCCATTCGGGCTACTTCCGATAAACGCTGGGCAGCCCTACCAGTAGGGGATGCTAGGACAATGGATTTGCCCATTGCTTTCCACAACGCCACGATAGTACGGGTGGTGAAAGTTTTACCGCACCCAGGACCACCTGTCAAAATCGCCACACGTTGACTCGCTGCCATCTCTACTGCTTGTCGCTGCTCTGGAGATAGTTGCGTACCAGTAGCAGTAGTAAATTTCTCAATCCAAGCCTGTACTCGCGGTAAGTTCACTGCAATTGGACGGCTCAACAACTGATGCACTCGCTGCGCCAAATTCTGTTCGCTGTAATAGAAGGATGGTTGGTAGTAGACGAATTGATGTTCTCGATGCCCCTGCATCACCAACTGGTCTTCCATCCCCATTTGCATCAGTAAATCTGCCACTACTTGAGGATTTGGTTGATGCTGTTTCAAACTCAACCGTTGCACGACCTGCTCGATTAGCTCGGCTTGTGGTAAGAAACAATGTCCATCTTCGGCTGCTTCTCCCAATACGTGAACGATGCCTGCGCGATATCTGTACTCGGAGTCAGGAGCAATCCCCAGGTTGCGGGCGATCGCGTCAGCCGTGACAAAACCAATTCCATAGACATCAGTTGCCAGGTGGTACGGATTGCTATTGACTGTTTCAATCGACCGCTCGCCGTATTTTTTGTAAATCTTGACAGCAAAAGTGGTGGAAACGCCATGCGACTGGAGGAAAAGCATCACTTCTTTGATGGCTTTCTGAGTTTCCCAGGCGCTTTGAATCATTTTGATGCGCTTTTTGGCGATGCCAGGCACTTCAACCAACCGCTCGATCTGCTTCTCGATGATATCCAGCGTTTCTAAGCCAAAGTGGGCGACAATACGTTTTGCTGTAACTGGTCCCACTCCCTTAATCAACCCGCTACCTAAATATTTCTCTATGCCAGTAATCGTAGCGGGTTTAGTTTCTCTATAATGCGTGACTTGGAACTGAGCGCCGTACTGGGGATGCTCCCGCCACAGACCAGTTAGCTGTAACGTCTGTCCTGCCTGGATGTTAGCAAAACTACCCACAATCGTAATTAGGTCGCGAGATCGTGCTGTCTTGAGCCGCGCTACCGTGTAGCCCGATTCCTCTGAGTGGAATGTCAGCCGTTCCACAACGCCCGTCAGAAATTCGTGTTGTAGGGTAGCTTGAGTTTGAGCTGAATCTGGGAGAGTAGACATCGATAACGCTACAGTTGTGATGCGCTCGGACAACTAATTCTATTACCCTCTGCTATTTTACTCAGTACAAACATACCTGCAAATTTCTCTGAGCAACGTGTAAATAATTTGGTTATGTTCTAGATCGGTTGTTTTGCTGTTAAACTGACAAACTAAACTCGTAACGGTTGATGAATAACCCAATGACCCCTTCGTGCATTTCCTCCGTCTTAGAAAAGAAAATAGTCTTGCGAGCTAATCGCTTAATTCTTGTTCTTAATCTTAGATGCTTTCGTTCAATTCTTTGAGTTTTGCGCTTACCTATTTCGTGGCACTCTGCTGGTAAATGTCGTTCGTATGCCCCCCAACCATCTGTACAGTATCTCTTGATGCCAAATGGCTCTAGTAGCTTTTTAAGTTGGAGAAAGACTCGATCTTTTCGACGACCAAATACATAAGCTAATCAATACTTCTCGGTTAAGGCTAGAATCAAGTAAAGAGGAGAGTGTGGATTGAGATAGCTAGGAGCCAATGCAGTTGAAAGAATTCTCGTTAATTTCACCGGTAATTGAGTCGAGTCATGTGTTCAAAGCAATAGAAACGGCCATACCGATTGAAGTGATTGAACAAACTATTGGTAATACAGAAGTAAGAGAAGAACGTAAGCGCAAACTACCATCGAGTCTAGTGGTGTGTTTAGTGATTGCCATGAGCCTGTGGTCAAATGATTCGATGGCAAGCGTGTTGAAGAATCTGGTCAATGGGTTAAGCAGAGAGTGGACAAAATTAGGCAAGTACTGGAAAGTACCAAACAGCGCCTCAATTAGCGAAGCTAGGCAGCGATTAGGAAGCCG
The DNA window shown above is from Chroococcidiopsis sp. SAG 2025 and carries:
- a CDS encoding IS701 family transposase, whose product is MLDTSNVFLTGVVLEALSQWSSRLKAFQQKLGKHFARSEARLAAYDYIQALLSPVERKNGWQMAEQVGYSNPYRFQHLLGRAQWNADAVCAEIRKYAVEHLKSETDILAIDETGFLKQGEQSVGVQVQYYGTTGHLENCQVGVFMSYISDKGHTLIDRRLYLPRTWSEDQSKRKKGAVPKSITFATKPQLAQQMLESAFKDGIRPAWFVADEVYGNDGSLWWWLEKTAKQPYILTVSKKQPVVIGWQRYQAQELLPQPDSQLWQRLSCGAGSKGERYYDWAKVPVNCDRSDGFQRWLLFRRSLEHPEDPRVSYYQVFAKSDTTLETMVQIARQRWRIEECFKFAKDQLGLGEYEVRSWHGWHRHITLVLAAQIFHRLTTLL
- a CDS encoding PadR family transcriptional regulator, giving the protein MQLEDIRYFFTNPPPIYLCQEQAVAYILSVLLEGESYSTGLIQQLESEYANYRLSDTILHAALKFLESEGAISGSWHKVEGRGRPRRIYQLNPAWHDEARKLAALWRYFTTQQQQIRLSVAVRSPKRVAQS